The Verrucomicrobiia bacterium sequence CATTCCACCTCCCGACGTACTTCCGGATGGGACCGGCCCTGGTTGCCCATCTGGGTGGCCACCCCGCGCTTTTTGGCCGCCAGCGTGAGGCGGCGGGCCTCCTCGATCGTGTGGGTGAGCGGCTTCTGGCAATAGACGCCCATGCCCCGTTCGATGGCCCACATGGACGGCAGGAAGTGCATGTGATCCGGGGTCGAGACCGTGACGGCGTCCACACCGCGCCCCATGGAGTCGAAGAGCGTTCGAAAATCCCGGAACCGCCGCGCCTTTGGGAACTTCGTGAAGGCCTCGGCAGCCCGGGTGTCGTCCACATCGCACAGCGCCACGATGTTTTCGCGGTCGCAGCCGGAGATATCCGCAATGCCCTTACCCCCCGCGCCGATGCCCGCGATGTTCAACCGGTTGTTGGCGCCGAGCACCGGCAGCCGGCTCACCCACGGGAAGGCGATCGCCGTGGTCAGTGTCTGACGAAGGAATCGGCGGCGGGACGCCGTTGGAAGGGCCTGTCCTGGCGAGGGGAGTTTCATGGAAACGGGATGATGAGGGCAACCTGACCGCCTGGGTATTGCGAGCCCGCCTCCACCGCGCCGGGTACCGACCCCAGCGGGCGGAACAACCGCGGGCAAACATCACGTGGAATCCCAACGCATTTCCAGACGGTTTCGGGGAAACCGATTGACGGTTTAGGTGGAAACAGGGTTATCTAGGGGCAGTCAGTCGAAATTAGGAGTCCGGACCTCTTGTCATGCCTGAACCAGCGACCAACGCAGGGGAGTCCGATGCCAAGGCGTCGGTGGGTCCCGGGTCTGCCGGTGCCGGGGTGAGCTGGACCTCCTTTACGTGGCGGCACACCCACAAGCTGGACGGCCAGAAGCGGGTGGCATTTCCGGCGGCGTGGAAGCCAAGGGATCCGGAGGTCGAATTCACGCTGCTTTTGTGGCCTCATCCGCATGCCGAACGCAAGTACGGATACATTTTGGGCCTCCTTCCGGACCGGTTTCGCAAGCTGCAGGAAAAGCTGGCGGAGGGCGGGCTGGCGAATCATCGGACCGGGGCCTTGAAGCGGGCAATCTTCCCGAACTGCGCCGCGATGCGGCTGGATCCTGCGGGACGCCTTTGCCTGCCGGCGGACATGGCCGACGCCGTGGGTTTGCAGAAGGAAGTGCTTTTTTCCGGTGTCGGGGCGGATTTCGAGATCTGGGATCCCGCCACCTTCCACCGCTGTCAACAGGCGGAGTCCCCCATTGCGGATGAAGCCTTCAACCTCCTCGCCTGATTCCATGAACCTGTCCCGCCTCCTCCCTGGATTTCTGAGGTCCACCCGCCGCTTGCCCGTTGTCACCCCCGCAGAGCCTCCGGCGCTCTTCGAAACGCCGACGGCGTCGGGCTCCGCCGCCGGCGGGCCGACGCCGCATGGTGGGGACTCGCGCGCCCTTCCGGCTTCCACGCGGTCCCGCCGGCCGCGGCGGAGCTGGTTTGGGTGGTTGTTTGGGCGCAACCGGCGTCGGGACCGGGGCGGGCTGGTGCAGGGCGAACTGCTGCTGACGCAGGTGCGTCCGGTGCGCAACGACTTTCGGGATGCGGACGCCCTGGAGGCCCGGAGCCGGTCGCGGGGGAAGGTCTTGTACGAGACGCCTCCGTTGCCGGTGGCCCGGGACGACCAGGACCATGCCTGGAACCGTCTGCGCAACCGGCCCCGGTCCTCGCTCGTGATCTCCGTGGATTGAGCCTCAGAACGTGACGTGACCTGCTTCTCCCACCAACCCGTCCTGCTGCACGAGGTGATCGAGGCCCTTCGGCCCCGGCCTGGTGGCTGCTTTTTTGACGGCTGTTGCGGAGGCGGCGGGCACAGCGAGGCGCTGCTCGAGGCTGTCGGGCCGGAGGGATTCCTCTACGCCTGCGATCAGGATGGCGATGCGGTGGCGGCGGCAACCGAGCGATTGGCGCGATATGCCGGATGTTTCGAGCTGAGGCGCCTCAATTTTTCCGAGGCCGACCAGTGGGTGCCGGCAGCGGGCTGCGACGGCGCCCTGCTGGACCTCGGGGTGAGTTCGCACCAACTCGACACGGCGGAGCGCGGATTCAGTTTCCAGTCCGACGGGCCCCTGGACATGCGGATGGACCGGAGAGCGAGGCGGACGGCGGCAGACCTGGTCAATGAGCGTCCCCCCTCCGAGCTGGCCCAGATCTTCTGGGAATACGGCGATGAACGGGATTCCCGCCGCATTGCCCGTGCCATCGGGATGGAGCGGTCGCGCTATCGGATTGAGCGCACGTGTCAGCTCGCCGCGCTGGTCGCCCGGGTGTCCTCGACCCCCGGGCGGCGGGTGCATCCGGCCACGCGCGTCTTTCAGGCGTTGCGCATCGCGGTGAACGACGAACTGGGCTCGCTGCGGCGCGGACTGGGCGCCGCCATGCAGTTGCTCAAGCCCGGTGGCCGCCTGGCGGTGATCTCATTTCATTCGCTCGAGGACCGCGTGGTGAAGGACTTCATGCGGGCCGCCTGTCGGGATTACGACCTTCCTCCTGGGGGTGAGGAGGACCTGCCCCACCTGCGAACCCCGCGTCCGCCGCTGGCGGACCTCGTGACCCGGAAACCGGTCCGCCCCTCGGCCACCGAACTGGAGTCCAATCCGAGGTCCCGGAGCGCCCAATTGCGGGTGATGGAGAAGCGCTGACATGGGACGTTCCCAATCATCCGGATTTGAGGAGATGCGGTGGGGCCGCGTCGGACTCGCGCTGTTCACGGTCGGTGGCATCGCGGCCCTGACCATGGGCTACGCGTTGCAGCGGGGAGCCCATGATCGGCTCGGAATGGAGATCCGGGCTGTGGAGGACCACGTCCAACGGACCCGCAACGAACTGAGGGGCAAGTCGAACCAGGTGGTCCAGCAGCGGCGGCGGGAAACCCTGCTGGTCACGGCTGCGGAGCTGGGAGTCCAGCTGGAGCCGATCCCGCCGACGCGCAGGCTGACCGTCCCGCTGATTTCCATCCCTGCCGGCGAGGGGCTCCCGGGGTCCTCCAGCAGCCTGCGGGCGCGGACCAACGGGCCCGTTTCCGGCGTGATGCCGGTGCCGTCAGCCCCCGGTCGTTGACCTGCCATGGACCGCTCCCTCCAATACCGCCGTCTTTGGTTCCTGACCTGGGGCCTCTTTGCAGGCTTTGCGGTCGTGGCGATGCGCCTGATCCAGGTTCAGTGGCTGGATCCCCGGGATCCGGACACCGACGAGCCGGTGGTCCCGACCGTGGCC is a genomic window containing:
- the rsmH gene encoding 16S rRNA (cytosine(1402)-N(4))-methyltransferase RsmH — translated: MTCFSHQPVLLHEVIEALRPRPGGCFFDGCCGGGGHSEALLEAVGPEGFLYACDQDGDAVAAATERLARYAGCFELRRLNFSEADQWVPAAGCDGALLDLGVSSHQLDTAERGFSFQSDGPLDMRMDRRARRTAADLVNERPPSELAQIFWEYGDERDSRRIARAIGMERSRYRIERTCQLAALVARVSSTPGRRVHPATRVFQALRIAVNDELGSLRRGLGAAMQLLKPGGRLAVISFHSLEDRVVKDFMRAACRDYDLPPGGEEDLPHLRTPRPPLADLVTRKPVRPSATELESNPRSRSAQLRVMEKR